In one window of Armatimonadota bacterium DNA:
- a CDS encoding F0F1 ATP synthase subunit epsilon, whose protein sequence is MRLKILLPTEILVDEDADKIVAEAENGSFCLLPRHVDFVAPLVPGLLSYVASDDGREEFVAVDVGILVKRGAEVMVSTSNAARGADLGQLRETVAGRFRDLADRERLTRTALARIESNIVRRFMELGEAWND, encoded by the coding sequence ATGAGGCTCAAGATTCTGCTGCCGACGGAGATCCTGGTTGACGAGGACGCAGACAAGATCGTCGCCGAGGCCGAGAACGGCTCGTTCTGCCTGTTGCCGCGCCACGTTGATTTCGTTGCGCCGCTCGTGCCCGGTCTGCTCTCGTACGTGGCGAGCGACGACGGGCGCGAGGAATTCGTGGCGGTGGATGTCGGCATTCTGGTCAAGCGCGGCGCGGAGGTCATGGTTTCCACGAGCAACGCCGCGCGCGGCGCAGACCTGGGGCAGCTGCGGGAGACGGTGGCAGGCCGGTTCCGCGACTTGGCGGACCGCGAACGTCTGACGCGCACCGCCCTCGCGCGGATCGAGTCGAACATCGTGCGGCGATTCATGGAGCTCGGAGAGGCCTGGAATGACTGA
- a CDS encoding AtpZ/AtpI family protein, which translates to MTDRRESDGRDSREELCEQVAVKAARKARARREKERSVWFGLGMFGVVGWSVAMPTLIAVAIGVWIDGRWPSQYSWTLMLLFVGIALGCLNAWYWVNRERSVIEKRGEEEERDE; encoded by the coding sequence ATGACTGATCGTCGCGAGTCCGACGGCAGAGACAGCAGGGAGGAGCTGTGCGAACAAGTCGCCGTCAAGGCCGCGCGCAAGGCGCGCGCCCGGCGCGAGAAGGAACGAAGCGTGTGGTTCGGGTTGGGCATGTTCGGCGTCGTGGGTTGGTCGGTGGCGATGCCGACTCTGATCGCGGTGGCGATCGGCGTGTGGATTGACGGCAGATGGCCAAGCCAGTACTCGTGGACGCTGATGCTCCTCTTCGTCGGGATTGCCCTGGGCTGCCTCAATGCGTGGTATTGGGTGAATCGTGAGCGCAGCGTGATTGAGAAACGGGGCGAGGAGGAAGAGCGGGATGAGTAA
- a CDS encoding ATP synthase subunit I: MSNVPALVFASLAGFALGSFYFAALWLTVRHLPDARRPALLTLGSLFIRVAVVLAGFYLVGAGHWERLVLALFGFVCARAVIARRLRPHANALPSGADGDPRTWS, translated from the coding sequence ATGAGTAACGTGCCCGCGCTCGTCTTCGCCTCTCTCGCCGGCTTCGCGCTCGGCTCGTTCTACTTCGCGGCGCTGTGGCTTACGGTGCGACATCTGCCGGATGCGCGGCGGCCCGCGCTGCTCACGCTCGGCAGTCTCTTCATCCGTGTCGCGGTCGTGCTCGCCGGCTTCTATCTGGTCGGCGCCGGCCACTGGGAGCGCCTCGTATTGGCTCTGTTCGGATTCGTGTGCGCGCGCGCCGTCATCGCGCGGCGCCTTCGCCCACACGCAAACGCGCTCCCGTCCGGTGCGGACGGTGACCCGAGGACATGGAGCTAA
- a CDS encoding F0F1 ATP synthase subunit A, whose translation MELTPDSIVFWRSGPVTLNATIVFTWVVMAFLVIGSWLVTRRLASGPDMSRGQNLLEVLVTGMRAQIREISQQEAGRYLPFVGTLFLFIAVSNILNIVPGYSPPTGSLSTTAALALCVFIAVPAYGISQQGLGGYLRQYVRPSVFMLPFNIIGEVSRTLALAVRLFGNIMSGTMIVGILLALTPLFFPIVMHALGLLTGLVQAYIFAVLAMVYIASATRVREERVEPSQAPAEGDA comes from the coding sequence ATGGAGCTAACCCCTGACAGCATAGTGTTCTGGCGCAGCGGGCCGGTGACGCTGAATGCGACCATCGTGTTCACGTGGGTCGTCATGGCCTTTCTGGTCATCGGGTCGTGGCTCGTCACGCGCAGGCTGGCGTCCGGCCCCGACATGTCGCGCGGCCAGAATCTCCTCGAAGTGCTGGTCACCGGCATGCGGGCGCAAATCCGCGAAATCAGTCAACAGGAGGCGGGTCGTTACTTGCCGTTCGTGGGCACGCTGTTCCTGTTCATCGCGGTGTCGAACATCCTCAACATCGTGCCCGGGTACTCGCCGCCGACGGGGTCTCTGTCCACGACTGCGGCATTGGCGCTGTGTGTTTTCATCGCGGTGCCGGCCTACGGCATCTCGCAGCAGGGCCTGGGCGGGTACCTGCGCCAATACGTCCGCCCGAGCGTCTTCATGCTGCCCTTTAACATCATCGGCGAGGTATCGCGCACCCTCGCGCTGGCGGTCCGGCTGTTCGGCAACATCATGAGCGGGACGATGATCGTCGGCATCTTGCTCGCACTGACCCCGCTGTTCTTCCCCATCGTCATGCATGCCCTCGGCTTGCTGACCGGGCTGGTTCAAGCGTATATATTCGCGGTTCTCGCGATGGTCTACATAGCTTCCGCAACACGCGTGCGCGAAGAGCGCGTTGAGCCAAGCCAAGCGCCCGCAGAAGGAGACGCGTAG
- a CDS encoding F0F1 ATP synthase subunit C produces the protein MNGPEITAMVSIVVSGLTMAIGSIGPALAEGRAVTGALSSIAQQPDEANTITRTLFVGLAMIESTAIYCFVVAMILIFANPFWNHFVASGR, from the coding sequence ATGAACGGTCCCGAGATCACCGCAATGGTATCCATCGTCGTGTCGGGATTGACGATGGCGATCGGCTCGATCGGGCCCGCGCTGGCAGAGGGCCGCGCGGTCACCGGCGCCCTCAGCTCCATCGCCCAGCAGCCCGACGAAGCGAACACGATTACGCGGACGCTGTTCGTCGGCCTGGCGATGATCGAGTCCACCGCGATCTACTGCTTCGTCGTCGCGATGATTCTGATTTTCGCCAACCCGTTCTGGAATCACTTCGTGGCGAGCGGACGATAG
- a CDS encoding F0F1 ATP synthase subunit delta has product MQIDWFTLVAQIINFLILVGLLMRFLYRPIIRAMDEREERIAARVKDAEAREQEAEDQTRSYREQRRELDNQTQQLLDEAETRAEEHRQQLMARARGEVEQTQATWREAIAREQASFLEEHRTRAGDEVCAVAARTLKDLANRELQEHMIEVFLGQIEHLADADRRELTAAIAESGNRVVVTSAFDISADSRDKIARAIRERLVSDGDVQFQIARDLICGIELKSGGRKISWNVAGYLDALQARLSQVLAQEAEGAGGE; this is encoded by the coding sequence ATGCAGATTGACTGGTTCACGCTGGTCGCGCAAATCATAAACTTCCTGATCCTCGTCGGGCTGCTGATGCGGTTCCTGTACCGCCCGATCATCCGGGCGATGGACGAGCGGGAGGAGAGGATCGCCGCGCGCGTCAAGGATGCCGAAGCGCGCGAGCAGGAGGCGGAAGACCAGACTCGCTCCTATCGCGAGCAGCGCCGCGAGTTGGACAACCAGACACAGCAATTGCTCGACGAGGCAGAGACACGAGCCGAGGAGCACCGTCAGCAGTTGATGGCAAGAGCGCGCGGGGAAGTGGAGCAGACCCAGGCCACGTGGCGCGAGGCGATTGCGCGCGAGCAGGCGTCGTTCCTCGAGGAACACCGCACTCGGGCAGGCGATGAAGTATGCGCGGTCGCAGCTCGCACGCTCAAGGACCTGGCCAATCGGGAATTGCAGGAGCACATGATTGAAGTGTTCCTCGGGCAAATCGAGCATCTCGCCGACGCCGACCGCCGGGAGCTCACCGCTGCCATCGCCGAGTCGGGGAATCGCGTCGTCGTCACGAGCGCGTTCGATATCTCCGCGGACAGTCGCGACAAGATCGCCCGCGCGATTCGCGAGCGGCTTGTCAGCGACGGCGACGTGCAGTTCCAGATTGCGCGGGACTTGATCTGCGGCATCGAGTTGAAGTCAGGCGGCCGCAAGATCTCGTGGAACGTCGCCGGCTACTTGGATGCGCTCCAGGCACGGCTGTCGCAGGTTCTCGCTCAGGAAGCGGAGGGCGCCGGTGGCGAGTGA
- a CDS encoding alternate F1F0 ATPase, F1 subunit alpha: MRSRHGCRRFSLRKRRAPVASDRNTLNRVVEDTFRVLDRVRAAHTPDLRVRETGTATYVAKSIARVRGLPGVQADELIRFPGDLLGLAFNLDPDEVGVVLLGESERVEAGCEVQRTGRLLDVPVGEALLGRIINATGQPLDDKGPVRTLERRPVEQPAPAIMDRAPVSTPLQTGIKAIDALIPIGCGQRELILGDRQTGKTAIALDTIINQRDRDVLCVYCAIGQRSSSVAKVVADLREHAALAYSVIMVAPGEHPPGLQYVAPYAATTIAEYFMARGRDVLIVYDDLTRHARAYRELSLLLRRPPGREAYPGDIFYIHSRLLERATRLRPERGGGALTALPIVETEAQNMSAYIPTNLISITDGQIYVAPDLFHKGILPAVDVGRSVSRVGGKAQLPAYQRVAGELRLAYTQFEELEAFSRFGTRLDEDTRSTLERGRRVREALKQPQYAPLPPAEQMAVLMAVTEGLFDDLSVERTRAAEEAVRAAVRERTPAVSKRIEQGEKLSDEDYETLLAVMREVVQLRFGGPGNGNT, encoded by the coding sequence ATGCGCTCCAGGCACGGCTGTCGCAGGTTCTCGCTCAGGAAGCGGAGGGCGCCGGTGGCGAGTGACCGGAACACGCTGAACAGGGTGGTCGAGGATACGTTCCGAGTCCTGGATCGTGTCAGAGCGGCCCACACGCCCGACCTGCGAGTTCGCGAGACGGGCACCGCGACATACGTCGCGAAAAGCATCGCCCGCGTGCGCGGCTTGCCGGGGGTGCAGGCCGATGAGTTGATACGCTTCCCGGGCGATCTCCTCGGACTGGCCTTCAATCTCGACCCCGACGAAGTCGGCGTCGTGCTCCTGGGCGAAAGCGAGCGTGTCGAGGCCGGGTGCGAGGTACAGCGCACGGGCAGACTGCTCGACGTACCGGTGGGCGAAGCCCTGCTGGGGCGGATCATCAACGCGACCGGCCAGCCGCTCGACGATAAAGGCCCCGTGCGCACGCTGGAGCGGCGGCCCGTCGAGCAGCCCGCCCCCGCCATCATGGACCGCGCTCCCGTCAGCACGCCCCTGCAGACCGGCATCAAGGCAATAGACGCGTTGATCCCCATCGGCTGCGGCCAGCGCGAACTTATCCTCGGCGACCGCCAGACCGGCAAGACCGCGATAGCGCTGGACACCATCATCAATCAACGGGACCGCGACGTGCTTTGCGTCTACTGCGCCATCGGGCAGCGCAGCTCGTCCGTGGCCAAGGTCGTCGCCGACCTGCGGGAGCACGCCGCGTTGGCGTACTCCGTCATCATGGTCGCTCCGGGCGAACACCCGCCGGGGCTGCAATACGTCGCCCCCTACGCGGCGACGACCATCGCGGAGTACTTCATGGCCCGTGGCCGTGACGTGCTGATCGTGTACGACGACCTGACGCGTCACGCTCGTGCCTACCGGGAACTCTCTCTTCTCCTCAGGCGTCCGCCGGGGCGGGAAGCCTATCCCGGCGACATCTTCTACATCCATTCCCGCCTCCTGGAACGCGCGACCCGCCTGCGGCCGGAACGCGGCGGCGGGGCGCTGACTGCGCTGCCGATCGTCGAGACGGAGGCGCAGAACATGTCGGCGTATATCCCGACGAATCTGATCTCGATCACCGACGGGCAGATCTATGTCGCGCCCGACCTCTTTCATAAGGGAATACTCCCAGCGGTGGATGTCGGCAGGTCGGTGTCGCGGGTCGGAGGCAAGGCGCAGCTTCCCGCCTACCAACGCGTCGCCGGCGAGCTCCGTCTTGCTTACACCCAATTCGAGGAACTGGAGGCGTTCTCGCGCTTCGGCACGCGGCTCGACGAAGATACGCGCAGCACCCTGGAGCGCGGCCGACGCGTGCGCGAGGCGTTGAAACAGCCGCAGTATGCACCGCTGCCGCCGGCGGAGCAAATGGCGGTGCTCATGGCCGTGACCGAGGGGCTCTTTGACGACCTTTCGGTGGAGCGGACGCGCGCGGCGGAAGAGGCGGTGCGTGCGGCGGTTCGGGAGCGGACGCCGGCCGTGTCGAAGCGGATCGAGCAAGGCGAGAAGCTCAGCGACGAGGATTACGAAACGTTGCTCGCCGTGATGCGCGAAGTCGTGCAGTTGCGCTTCGGTGGACCTGGGAATGGAAACACTTGA
- a CDS encoding F0F1 ATP synthase subunit gamma produces the protein METLEALRRKIDSAKDLRSVVKTMKALAAVNIQHFREAVTSLAEYYRAVEMGLHVALRSRPEGSRLSEPPKDRRLGAVIIGSDQGMVGQFNEQLAHYALDEMNGFGVGRQDRAALAVGTRLLGPLEDAGQPVDDVFPVPVSVAGITPTAQDILLRIDEWHSELGLDRVVLFYNRPISSTTYRPHSVQILPVNPRWLQELARKPWPGRTLPAFRVEWNRLFSALIRQYLLVSVYRAVVESLASENQSRVAAMQAAEKNIEDRLHELNRRYHLQRQDSITEELLDIVGGFEALGGVA, from the coding sequence ATGGAAACACTTGAGGCCCTGCGGCGTAAGATTGACAGCGCGAAGGATCTGCGATCCGTTGTGAAGACGATGAAGGCCCTCGCGGCGGTGAACATCCAACACTTCCGCGAGGCGGTGACCTCGCTGGCCGAGTACTACCGCGCCGTCGAAATGGGCTTGCACGTCGCGCTGCGCAGCCGGCCCGAGGGCAGCAGGCTATCCGAGCCTCCCAAGGACCGCCGGCTGGGCGCAGTCATCATCGGCTCGGATCAGGGCATGGTCGGGCAGTTCAACGAGCAGCTCGCGCATTACGCGCTCGACGAGATGAACGGCTTCGGCGTCGGGCGCCAAGACCGCGCGGCGCTGGCTGTCGGCACCCGTCTGCTCGGGCCCCTGGAGGACGCGGGGCAGCCAGTGGATGACGTCTTCCCGGTCCCGGTGTCTGTCGCCGGCATCACGCCCACGGCTCAGGATATCCTGCTGAGGATAGACGAGTGGCATTCCGAGCTGGGCCTCGACCGTGTCGTGCTGTTCTACAACCGGCCGATCTCCTCTACCACTTACCGTCCTCACAGCGTCCAGATCTTGCCCGTTAATCCGCGGTGGCTGCAAGAGTTGGCGCGCAAGCCGTGGCCGGGCCGGACGCTGCCGGCGTTTCGCGTCGAGTGGAACCGGCTGTTCTCCGCGCTGATACGGCAGTACCTGCTGGTGTCGGTGTACCGCGCAGTCGTCGAGTCCCTGGCCAGCGAGAACCAGAGCCGTGTGGCCGCAATGCAAGCCGCGGAGAAGAACATCGAGGACCGGCTGCATGAACTCAACCGGAGATATCATCTTCAACGCCAGGATTCGATCACCGAGGAACTGCTCGATATCGTCGGCGGCTTTGAGGCACTCGGTGGCGTCGCGTAA
- a CDS encoding aldo/keto reductase, with the protein MCNQINADDSARRKQMTRRGFLGVAGAAACGVGAIVAGCVRKQAAAPPPGASQSERKETGAASPPAKRILGRTGIEVSVLSMGGIAVNADVLRAGLDKGINLIHCAMGYGTLDQVAEAVAGRRDQVFLGLKYERAGRADWDYLGRALEMLKVDHVDILFFPLNTPDAARDRTHLEFFEQVKRRKRARFIGITTHANVAPALQAAVQAGFWDVLMPSYVPAQKARAALRPVLDAAQKKSLGVVAMKTMTGIRPAAVAQMQTVVREVLADVSVTTLCKGMPTFERIDALLSAPGGPPSKADSASLQRHLVSRQGDVCVLCGECPPCPRGVNVFEVMRVFDYYYVQAGYGEFARGMYRSMPPGQRGAACDDCGECAAKCAYDIDIARRVRAADLILG; encoded by the coding sequence ATGTGCAACCAGATCAATGCAGACGATAGCGCGCGGCGCAAGCAGATGACGCGGCGCGGGTTCCTGGGAGTTGCGGGAGCGGCGGCCTGCGGCGTGGGTGCGATCGTGGCGGGTTGCGTCCGCAAACAGGCGGCGGCGCCCCCGCCGGGCGCGTCGCAGTCCGAGCGTAAGGAGACCGGCGCTGCTTCGCCGCCGGCGAAGCGGATCCTCGGCCGCACGGGGATCGAGGTCAGCGTGCTCAGCATGGGTGGCATCGCGGTCAATGCGGACGTCTTGCGCGCCGGCCTCGACAAGGGCATCAACCTCATACACTGCGCAATGGGATACGGCACGCTCGATCAAGTGGCGGAAGCCGTCGCCGGGCGGCGCGACCAAGTGTTCTTGGGACTAAAGTACGAGCGAGCAGGCCGCGCGGACTGGGACTACCTCGGTCGCGCCCTCGAGATGCTGAAGGTGGACCACGTGGATATCCTGTTCTTTCCCCTCAACACGCCCGATGCGGCCCGCGATCGCACGCACCTCGAGTTCTTCGAACAGGTCAAACGACGCAAGCGGGCGAGGTTCATCGGTATCACGACTCACGCCAATGTTGCACCCGCCCTGCAAGCCGCCGTGCAGGCGGGCTTCTGGGATGTGCTCATGCCGTCCTATGTCCCGGCGCAAAAGGCGCGCGCCGCGCTGCGCCCCGTCCTCGACGCGGCTCAGAAGAAGAGCCTCGGGGTAGTCGCGATGAAGACGATGACCGGCATACGTCCCGCGGCGGTGGCGCAAATGCAGACCGTCGTCAGGGAGGTGCTTGCGGATGTGAGCGTCACGACGCTGTGCAAGGGCATGCCGACGTTCGAGCGCATCGACGCCCTTCTCTCGGCACCGGGCGGCCCGCCGAGCAAGGCTGACAGCGCATCCCTACAACGGCACCTCGTGTCACGCCAAGGGGACGTGTGCGTGTTGTGCGGGGAATGCCCGCCCTGCCCGCGCGGCGTCAACGTGTTCGAGGTGATGCGCGTCTTCGATTACTACTACGTGCAAGCTGGCTACGGCGAGTTTGCGCGCGGCATGTATCGTTCGATGCCCCCGGGCCAGCGGGGCGCCGCGTGCGATGACTGCGGGGAATGCGCCGCGAAGTGTGCCTATGACATTGACATTGCTCGCCGGGTCCGCGCCGCCGACTTGATTCTCGGATGA
- a CDS encoding alcohol dehydrogenase catalytic domain-containing protein, with translation MKTAVLSDGAITVRDVPEPPLAPDHVMVRVRACGICGSDLRYMAGENPWAQHTLGVRKPNPPRMVPGHEVAGEIVAVGDPAMAHRIGERVVMMAFRGDDTCYYCRRGFHNLCENTSHLGHAAGWAELDLNPGGMAELCPIWAENAYTLPDSISFEDATLLDGAGVALHAVHVGGVQSGEPVAVTGCGSIGLLIVQVAKALGAGPVVAIDVADKPLALAGELGADLVLNARESDVAAAVTRATDGLGAATSFDTVGADATIAQSLCLLRRGGTAVMLAVELRDAKLPMSCIAGERGLRVAANFAYDEFPEVIEMMAAGQIRGGPMITHVFPLDETPRAFETARAKAQSGAIKVVIQP, from the coding sequence ATGAAGACAGCGGTGTTGAGCGACGGCGCGATAACCGTTAGAGATGTCCCCGAGCCGCCTCTGGCCCCCGACCACGTCATGGTGCGCGTGCGCGCGTGCGGCATCTGCGGCAGCGACCTGCGCTACATGGCGGGCGAGAACCCCTGGGCCCAGCACACCCTGGGCGTGCGCAAGCCCAATCCGCCGCGCATGGTTCCGGGCCATGAGGTCGCCGGCGAAATCGTCGCCGTCGGCGATCCCGCAATGGCACATCGCATCGGCGAGCGCGTCGTCATGATGGCCTTCCGCGGCGATGACACGTGCTACTACTGCCGCCGCGGCTTTCACAACCTGTGCGAGAACACCTCCCATCTCGGCCACGCGGCCGGTTGGGCGGAACTCGACCTCAACCCAGGCGGGATGGCCGAGCTGTGCCCCATCTGGGCCGAGAATGCGTACACGCTCCCGGATAGCATCTCGTTCGAGGACGCCACGCTGCTCGACGGCGCCGGAGTGGCGCTCCACGCGGTTCACGTCGGCGGCGTTCAATCCGGCGAGCCGGTGGCCGTCACCGGCTGCGGGAGCATCGGCCTGCTTATCGTACAGGTCGCCAAGGCGCTGGGCGCCGGCCCCGTGGTCGCCATTGATGTCGCGGACAAGCCGCTCGCCTTGGCGGGAGAACTCGGGGCAGACCTCGTCCTCAACGCGCGAGAGAGCGACGTCGCAGCGGCAGTCACGCGTGCCACCGACGGCCTCGGCGCGGCGACCAGCTTTGACACGGTCGGCGCCGACGCGACGATCGCACAGTCCCTGTGCCTGCTCCGCCGCGGCGGCACTGCCGTCATGCTCGCCGTGGAACTGAGGGACGCGAAGCTGCCCATGAGTTGTATCGCCGGCGAGCGCGGTCTGCGCGTAGCGGCCAACTTCGCCTATGATGAGTTCCCCGAGGTCATCGAGATGATGGCTGCGGGGCAGATTCGCGGCGGGCCGATGATCACCCATGTCTTTCCGTTGGATGAAACCCCGCGCG